The Cryptosporangium aurantiacum genome contains the following window.
GCCGGTCGCCCCCGGTGAGCCGTTGCGGATGAACGCCACGCACAGATCGGCGCCCGCGGCGACCATCGCGGCGTTCCGTCGGTGTCCGGCGGTCGGGCAGTACTCACCGCGGGCGTTGGTGCGCCGGTGACCGGGCTGACAGGACTCCGCGCAGCTGCGCCAGTCCGCCGGATACGCCTCGACCAGCCAACCGCGGCGGGTCGCGTGCGCTGCGGCGGCCCGGTCGGCTCCGGCCGCGGCGCCGTGGACCAGCACGTGCCGGCCGGGGTGGTCGACAGTCGCCGCATCGAGCGCGGCGGCGATCCCCACGGGATCGCGCCAGGTCCGGGAGCCGGTGACGAGGATCCTCACGCCGCCACCCCCGCCGAGGAGTCGGGGCGTTCGGCGGTGCACCGGTCGCAGGCGTAGAGCAACCGCGCCGCCCCGACCCGCCGCATCACGGCGCGGTGGGCGGTGCACCACACCGGCGCCGGATCGGGCAGCACCGCGGCCAACCAGTCGTAACGGTCGCCGACCAGCGCGGCCGAGAGCGGCGCCGGATCGGCCGCCCGGTAGGGCAGCGACGGCGGTTCCGGCTCGACCGGCGGCTCGAGCAACGCGCCCTGCTCCCCGTGCTGAACCGGGCGCGGCAGCACGTCCCGGGGACCGGCCGGGAGCCGGGTCGGTGGGGTGAGGGCGGTGAGGGGCTCGGGGTCGAACAGACCGGCCTGAGGTGTCGGGATCGTGCGGGTCACGGCGGTTACCTCCCTGGCAGCCGATCACGGAGTACAGACGCGGGGGTGCGCGGTGGACCGGCCCGGCCGCAGGTGCGCGGACCGGTCCACCGGCAGGGCTCAGAACGGGATCTCGCCGGTGTCCGCGGTCGCGGGGGTCGACCACGGGTCCGCGGCCGGGTCCACCGCCGCGGCCGGCGTCTCGGTGGTGGCGCTGCGGGCGGCCTTGTTGACCCGGGCGGTCGCGAAACGCAGCGACGGGCCGACCTCGTCCACGTCGACCTCGTAGACGGTGCGCTTCTCGCCTTCCTTGGTCTCGTAGGAGCGCTGCTTGAGGCGGCCCTGCACGATCACCCGGGTTCCGCGCTGCAGCGTCTCGGCGGCGTTCTCGCCCATCTGCCGCCAGACGTTGCAGGTCAGGAACAGGCCCTCGCCGTCCTTCCACTCGTTCGTGGTCCGGTCGTAGGTCCGCGGAGTAGATGCGATGCGGAACTTCGCCACCGGTGCCCCGGACGGGGTGAAGCGCAGTTCGGGGTCGTCGACGAGGTTGCCGACCAGGGTGATCACGGTCTCGTTAGCCATGACGGTTTTCCTCCAGGAGTGGTGCCGGTTTGGACAGGCGGTTGGGCGGGTCAGGCGCCGGGCGCGTCGATGCGCGCGGCGACGGCGCGGGCGGTCTCGGCGAGTTGGGTGTTGGGGTCGATGCCGAGAGCGGCGATGCCGAGGCAGGCGCAGGTCACCACTCCGGCGAGGTAGCCGGCGGCGTCGATGAGGCGGTCGGGCTCGGGGTAGAGCAGCGCCGCGGCGGCGTGACCCGCGGTGGCCACCGTGTCGAGCAGCCAGTCGGTGACGTCCGGATCGGGCAGCGGCGTAGCGGTCTCGGTGTGGCCGTTGATCCAGCGCCACGCTTGGTAGGCCTCCGCTAGCGCGTCCACCGGGTCGCACGCGCAGCGCTCCGGCCCGCGCAGGTCCTCGTCGAGGCTGTGCAAGGCGGTCAGCGCGGAGAACGCGACGTCGGACAGCTCACGCGCCACGTCACGGCGGGTGGCGGTGACGCCCTTGCGTGGGTTCTGGCCGGTGACGCCGATCCACGCGGCGACCGCCTCCCCGGTCTCCTCGGCGACCTTGAGGACGCGCAAGGTCTTCCGCTCGATCGGCGGCCGGGTGTCATGCCGGTCGAGCCACGCCGCGACGTCGATCACGGCGGTCGCCACGGCGAACAGTTCGGCTGTCGGGGCGAGCGCGCGGCTGCCCCACATCCATTCGGGAGGAGTGGTGGGAGTGGTGATGTGCTCGGTCATGACGACCGTTCCCTTCACTAAAAGGTGGGGTGGAGGTTTGGCAGGTCAGGCGGCCACGGCGAGCGGCTGGCCGGTGTGTGGGATCGGGAGGCGCAGGACACCGGCGGGCAGCGCGATCACGGTGGCGATCGGCCGGTGGCCGGGGTGGAGGGTGTCGTCGTGGGTGCCGGCGAGGTCGTCCGCGGCCTGCGGTGTGGGCTGGTCGGTGGAGAGCCATTCGCAGGGGCGGCAGTGCACGACGTAGCCGGCGGTGGCGGTAGGCATCGGGGCCTCCAAGCGGGTTCCGGAACGGGAATTTGGGGAGCGGGGGCCGCGGCGGGGCGACCGGGGGTTAGCGGTGGCGGGCGCCGAGGCGCAGGACGTGACCGGAGCCGCTGCACCCGCCGCAGTGGCGCATGGCATGGCGGTAGATCCGGCCGTGCTTCATGCCCTGGCCCTTGCAGGACCGGCAGGCGGTGTAGGGGTTCTTGCGCAGCGAGATCCGCCAGCCGAACCAGGCGACGATCCCGACGACGAACGCCAGCACGATCAAGCGGGCCAGGGCGGCGCCGCCGGTGTCGGTCGAGGTAGCGGCGAGTAACGCGAACGAGGTGGCCAGAGCGGCTTCGGGCATGGCGGTAGCGCCTCTCCGTGCGAAGGAATGATTCGGGTATTTCAGCGAGCTATCTGGTTACGCTTCGTGTCGGCCGGGGGTGTCCGGTTGGGGTGTCCGCCCCGGGTGTCCAGGTGTCCGTCCGCCCCCTGTCCGTCCGGATGTCCGTCCGCCCTGTCCGCCGAGGATCAAGGCCCGGACGGACGCTCTGAGACGGTGATTCGGGGGTGTGCCGACGGGAGCGGACACGAGGCGGACACCCGGCCCCGCGGTCGGTGACGGTGGGTTATGTGTCGGGTCGGAGGGTGTAGCCGGTCGGACCGCTGCGGGCGTTCTTCTGCAGCCACTCGTGCACGAC
Protein-coding sequences here:
- a CDS encoding SLOG family protein, translated to MRILVTGSRTWRDPVGIAAALDAATVDHPGRHVLVHGAAAGADRAAAAHATRRGWLVEAYPADWRSCAESCQPGHRRTNARGEYCPTAGHRRNAAMVAAGADLCVAFIRNGSPGATGCAALAEDAGIPVERHRKDDR
- a CDS encoding single-stranded DNA-binding protein, with product MANETVITLVGNLVDDPELRFTPSGAPVAKFRIASTPRTYDRTTNEWKDGEGLFLTCNVWRQMGENAAETLQRGTRVIVQGRLKQRSYETKEGEKRTVYEVDVDEVGPSLRFATARVNKAARSATTETPAAAVDPAADPWSTPATADTGEIPF
- a CDS encoding MazG-like family protein, translating into MTEHITTPTTPPEWMWGSRALAPTAELFAVATAVIDVAAWLDRHDTRPPIERKTLRVLKVAEETGEAVAAWIGVTGQNPRKGVTATRRDVARELSDVAFSALTALHSLDEDLRGPERCACDPVDALAEAYQAWRWINGHTETATPLPDPDVTDWLLDTVATAGHAAAALLYPEPDRLIDAAGYLAGVVTCACLGIAALGIDPNTQLAETARAVAARIDAPGA